The following are from one region of the Rosistilla carotiformis genome:
- a CDS encoding protein kinase domain-containing protein translates to MSLVKICPKCGHPNDLAEMYCSGDGPSGNGCGFSVATIAATLPHSAPIAEDHLEETEPQSQPPRCVNGHAMFPDDLVCIECGGDVAAESAEAQTEVDASLVFADRYRVVQTLEPGAERADRYLAEPMLSSEPADRQDLLLIKHYPIGVEPDEEVQSILLSLESPRCVRLVETGHQDRRAFEVYESCQHETLADLSIESSFDEAFCRDFVDQMGTALNALHDAGLLHRDLQPANIGLRTLQPLDLVVSNYNAAAVAELEIHVAPNSRTSRYTAPECFAGISTFASDWWSLGVTLLERLTGGSLFEAIDARAFQLLILTRPVPIPEDLDDNWQTLLKGLLTRDHTRRWGYQQVNAWLAGESDLQHYFESDLGTEDKGAAICLGDETYKSAARYALAAASPEHWQEAVAQLASGELGTWLAEGKLDDRARESWDAIVEDHALGNDQQLMLALLAMNDQLPLCFDGEIVSPSSFAATAARSLNWLQGTIASHLMRISRELWFVDVAERREVANQMIQKREIPTDPARFDSLSLVVARETLFEKWAQRQSEWPEARHSALAHLLSKNSLGEADLLILLAAPLSEFRSAEDLVDEAEREAKAAGIDACWDREAARLALQQGRREVFETLGDRLSDFVRCGYPIADQWADTFRFEHRISLARALALLCVPDDRWQKPEGGEHWRLLMDFFRRKVLSSVQRGPLMSLKIGKSSARIDVAQLGSEVIPADSLIDAIITNDGNPSRVDPSVLAGDPILQRRLRRLRNNCENYQRDTGISSLHLGFPFLVRRDVDAGQSRPRLVPLLLWPVKLDYAEGQNTSLRIAADRDQERVRLNPAYGVLLSQEKKQRFADALLEIQCRDAITGEQLIEVLQPLFADSHEQVLAESAPLPAEPSLPKDVHCRVVASGVIFQCDFAGQELADELDKLQNLPFDASPAATLLRLDCVQDVEPSPIPPTEQRFLVTEADPSQEAAVFAARNPPGLLIQGPPGTGKSQTIVNIVADAVARGQTVLVVCQKQAALEVVGHRLESSGLGDRTVLIGDPSRDRKPFLARLRAELAELRGQLGRESAAAKHRTQAAEVGRLEAELDRIHEAMMHPVLQSGLTYEQVIADLIEHGNQPTTVSVSTLRPLLQPLAIASVKAIAHQIQSLAPLWLAARYENSRLHALKRFSADRETIVAVQHALDAFVECERKRLEELDATTRVVDINQFDMRAMEGWLSEHQTAIEATSEPTLATTGKLVDLFESGVADAELHRLSGLAADAQSNPAPESELRLRTKLAPLSDAEIDALHHDSRTVSRWQRSWLRKIWPPYHGAVSRIAQFCGSDAAQVTEEIAAIGAALQYESAARAGCRGYEQARMRLQLDAPVVNLSSQQLADKVRSLMTSLQDAKALIDRGNNCPCRDHYHLAFQSGTSKAIREFLTAAGQGVRLDRLRNESLETLQPLEAWFETAWIDRVTGLLRLGEPTNQSTDGIVAAWDSLAAFQTFRLRSDSISDVELSVLAAMAPKREVWESMPPESAGDLMRQTVQREALLAWRANAEEQWPWLLIEREEFESKVAQLRDGCKALGDAVRRLVPQLPAVDKIARRNRWDDILMFTGPRAKKLRETVDMGREFGLYQMRPIWLANPDTVSRIFPLQQGLFDVVVFDEASQLPVEYALPAIYRGKTIVVSGDEKQLPPAKFFAAAFDDEDETPTDLEGEELEDAIESRGKRREVKDCGDLLELASPVFPKVMLNVHYRSKYRQLIDFSNAAYYENGLSVPVLHPPEKVAELKPIEFVEVAGVYENQSNEIEADRVVDSIRTLWASMPIEETPTIGVVTFNLKQAELIEDKLELLAEQDDAFRQALMQQRNRVQDGERCGFFVKNVESVQGDERDWMIFSTTFGNNAQGSFRRNFGVLGQQGGERRLNVATTRAKHRMVIYSSMPLERISDTRQSLVAPQTPRDYLQAYLMYAKAVSDARFDDATRILGAFGPRRSTRSLTDAHADSFVIEVRSFLESEGYVVESPGANDAFRFDLAIRRPKDGMFAIAIECDSPRHPDLKYARHRELWRRDVLKATVPTIYRVWSRMWLVDETTERKRLLEAVKKAVGEA, encoded by the coding sequence CGTTGCGTTCGGTTGGTCGAGACTGGCCATCAAGATCGCCGCGCGTTTGAAGTCTACGAATCCTGCCAACACGAAACGCTTGCCGATCTCTCGATCGAAAGCTCGTTCGACGAAGCGTTTTGCCGTGACTTCGTCGATCAAATGGGGACGGCACTCAACGCTCTACACGACGCAGGCTTGCTGCATCGCGACCTGCAACCGGCAAACATTGGCTTGCGGACTTTGCAGCCGCTCGATCTTGTCGTGTCGAACTACAACGCCGCTGCGGTTGCGGAATTAGAAATTCACGTCGCACCAAATTCACGGACGTCGCGGTACACGGCGCCAGAGTGTTTTGCGGGAATCAGCACCTTCGCTTCGGATTGGTGGAGCCTAGGAGTGACCCTGCTGGAACGGCTCACCGGCGGCAGTTTGTTCGAAGCGATCGATGCACGCGCGTTCCAGTTGCTGATCCTAACCCGACCGGTCCCGATTCCCGAAGATCTCGACGACAACTGGCAGACGTTGTTGAAGGGATTGTTGACGCGCGATCATACTCGTCGTTGGGGGTATCAGCAGGTGAACGCTTGGCTGGCAGGCGAATCGGATCTGCAGCACTACTTCGAAAGCGATCTCGGAACCGAAGACAAAGGCGCCGCAATTTGCTTGGGGGACGAGACCTACAAGTCCGCCGCGCGTTACGCCTTGGCCGCCGCATCGCCCGAACATTGGCAAGAAGCCGTCGCACAGTTGGCCAGCGGTGAACTGGGGACCTGGTTGGCCGAGGGCAAGCTGGACGATCGCGCTCGAGAAAGCTGGGACGCGATCGTCGAAGACCACGCGTTGGGCAACGATCAACAATTGATGCTGGCCTTGTTGGCGATGAATGATCAACTGCCGCTCTGCTTCGACGGCGAGATCGTCTCGCCATCATCGTTTGCGGCGACGGCGGCTCGCAGCCTGAATTGGTTGCAGGGAACGATCGCGTCGCATTTGATGCGGATCAGCCGTGAGCTGTGGTTCGTCGACGTCGCCGAGCGACGCGAAGTAGCGAACCAGATGATACAGAAACGAGAGATTCCGACTGACCCGGCGAGATTCGATTCCCTGTCGCTGGTGGTCGCTCGTGAAACGCTTTTCGAAAAGTGGGCGCAGCGTCAGTCGGAATGGCCCGAGGCGCGGCACTCGGCGCTAGCCCATCTACTCTCGAAGAACTCGTTGGGAGAAGCCGACCTGTTGATCTTGCTGGCCGCTCCACTATCGGAATTCCGTTCGGCGGAAGACTTGGTAGATGAAGCCGAACGCGAAGCGAAAGCCGCTGGAATCGACGCGTGCTGGGATCGCGAAGCGGCGCGACTGGCTTTGCAACAAGGACGGCGGGAAGTTTTTGAAACTCTTGGCGATCGCTTGTCCGACTTCGTTCGCTGCGGTTATCCAATCGCGGATCAATGGGCCGACACGTTCCGATTCGAACATCGAATCTCACTGGCCAGAGCGTTGGCACTTTTATGTGTTCCCGATGACCGATGGCAGAAGCCGGAGGGGGGCGAACATTGGCGGTTGCTAATGGATTTCTTCCGCCGCAAGGTTTTATCGAGCGTCCAACGTGGGCCGTTGATGTCGCTGAAGATTGGCAAGTCATCGGCTCGGATCGATGTCGCTCAATTGGGCAGCGAAGTGATTCCGGCCGATTCGCTGATCGACGCGATCATCACAAACGATGGCAACCCATCACGCGTCGACCCGAGCGTGTTGGCTGGCGATCCGATTCTGCAACGGCGACTGCGTCGATTGCGGAACAATTGTGAAAACTACCAACGCGATACCGGGATCTCGTCGCTGCATTTAGGGTTTCCCTTCCTGGTCCGTCGAGATGTCGATGCGGGGCAGAGTCGACCACGGTTGGTTCCATTGTTGTTGTGGCCGGTGAAGTTGGATTACGCCGAAGGGCAAAACACATCGCTACGGATCGCCGCGGATCGCGATCAAGAACGCGTCCGATTGAATCCAGCGTATGGCGTTTTGTTGAGTCAAGAAAAGAAGCAGCGTTTTGCCGACGCGTTGCTTGAAATTCAGTGTCGCGATGCGATCACGGGAGAGCAGTTGATCGAGGTCCTGCAGCCGCTGTTCGCCGATTCGCACGAGCAGGTCCTTGCCGAATCGGCCCCGCTGCCAGCAGAGCCTTCGTTGCCGAAGGACGTTCATTGCCGTGTCGTCGCCAGCGGCGTGATCTTCCAGTGCGACTTTGCCGGCCAGGAACTAGCCGACGAATTGGACAAACTTCAAAACCTCCCGTTTGATGCCTCACCCGCGGCGACGTTGCTGCGGCTTGATTGCGTCCAAGATGTGGAACCGTCGCCAATCCCACCGACCGAGCAACGGTTTCTGGTCACCGAAGCCGATCCGTCGCAGGAGGCCGCGGTTTTTGCAGCCCGGAATCCGCCGGGGCTCTTGATCCAAGGACCGCCCGGAACGGGAAAGAGTCAGACGATCGTGAACATCGTCGCCGACGCGGTTGCTCGCGGGCAAACCGTCCTGGTTGTCTGCCAAAAGCAAGCGGCGTTGGAGGTGGTCGGGCATCGCTTGGAATCGTCGGGGCTTGGCGATCGAACCGTTTTAATTGGGGATCCATCGCGCGACCGAAAGCCGTTTCTCGCGAGATTGCGGGCGGAACTGGCGGAGCTTCGCGGGCAATTGGGACGCGAGTCGGCGGCTGCGAAACATCGGACACAGGCGGCAGAGGTTGGCCGATTGGAGGCGGAGCTCGATCGCATCCACGAAGCGATGATGCATCCTGTGCTGCAAAGCGGTTTGACCTACGAACAGGTCATCGCGGATCTGATCGAACATGGCAATCAGCCCACCACGGTTTCGGTGTCAACGCTCCGTCCGCTGTTGCAACCGCTAGCGATAGCTTCGGTGAAGGCGATCGCTCATCAGATCCAATCGCTTGCGCCGCTGTGGTTAGCAGCACGTTACGAAAACAGCAGGCTGCATGCACTAAAAAGGTTCTCCGCCGACCGGGAGACCATCGTCGCGGTGCAGCACGCATTGGATGCTTTTGTCGAGTGTGAACGGAAGCGACTCGAAGAGCTGGACGCAACGACGCGCGTCGTCGACATCAACCAGTTCGACATGCGTGCAATGGAAGGCTGGCTATCGGAGCATCAAACGGCTATCGAGGCGACATCCGAACCGACGTTGGCGACGACGGGAAAACTGGTCGACCTGTTTGAAAGTGGAGTTGCCGACGCAGAGCTCCATCGATTGTCCGGACTCGCCGCCGACGCTCAATCCAACCCGGCTCCCGAGAGTGAGTTGCGATTGCGTACGAAGCTCGCTCCGTTATCCGACGCCGAAATCGATGCATTGCACCATGACAGTCGAACGGTCTCGCGTTGGCAGCGTTCATGGCTGCGAAAGATTTGGCCCCCCTATCACGGCGCCGTCTCGCGGATTGCGCAGTTCTGCGGCTCCGACGCAGCGCAAGTTACCGAAGAGATCGCCGCAATCGGCGCTGCGTTGCAATACGAATCGGCGGCGCGGGCGGGCTGCCGCGGATACGAACAGGCTCGCATGCGGTTGCAGTTGGATGCTCCCGTGGTGAATCTCTCTTCGCAGCAGCTTGCCGACAAGGTGCGGTCTCTTATGACAAGCTTGCAGGATGCTAAAGCACTGATCGATCGGGGGAACAACTGTCCCTGTCGCGATCATTACCATCTGGCGTTTCAATCGGGGACTTCGAAGGCGATTCGTGAATTCTTAACTGCGGCGGGCCAAGGCGTTCGATTGGATCGATTGCGGAATGAGAGTCTCGAAACGCTGCAACCATTAGAAGCATGGTTCGAGACCGCGTGGATCGATCGCGTAACAGGTTTGCTGCGATTGGGAGAACCGACCAACCAGTCGACCGATGGCATCGTTGCCGCTTGGGATTCGTTAGCTGCGTTCCAAACGTTCCGCTTGCGATCGGATTCGATCTCTGATGTCGAATTGTCGGTATTGGCGGCGATGGCGCCGAAGCGAGAGGTTTGGGAATCGATGCCCCCGGAATCGGCTGGGGATTTGATGCGGCAAACGGTGCAGCGCGAGGCGTTGCTGGCGTGGCGTGCCAATGCAGAGGAACAATGGCCTTGGTTGTTGATCGAACGCGAAGAATTTGAGAGCAAGGTGGCACAGCTTCGAGACGGTTGCAAAGCGTTGGGCGACGCGGTCCGTCGCTTGGTGCCACAGCTGCCCGCGGTCGACAAGATCGCCCGACGCAACCGCTGGGACGACATCCTGATGTTCACCGGGCCGCGGGCGAAGAAGCTGCGTGAAACCGTCGACATGGGACGCGAATTTGGGCTGTATCAAATGCGGCCGATCTGGCTGGCCAATCCCGATACCGTATCGAGGATCTTTCCGTTGCAGCAGGGATTGTTCGACGTAGTGGTGTTCGACGAAGCGTCTCAATTGCCGGTCGAATACGCGCTGCCGGCGATCTACCGCGGCAAGACGATCGTTGTGAGCGGCGATGAAAAACAATTGCCGCCCGCTAAGTTTTTTGCCGCTGCGTTTGACGATGAAGATGAAACGCCAACCGACTTGGAAGGGGAAGAATTGGAGGATGCGATCGAGAGCCGCGGGAAACGCCGCGAGGTGAAAGATTGCGGCGATCTGTTGGAACTCGCCTCGCCGGTCTTCCCCAAGGTGATGCTGAACGTTCACTATCGATCGAAGTACCGCCAGCTGATCGATTTCTCCAATGCGGCCTATTACGAAAACGGCTTGAGCGTTCCGGTGCTGCATCCGCCAGAGAAGGTGGCTGAGTTGAAGCCGATCGAGTTTGTCGAAGTTGCCGGTGTGTATGAGAACCAATCAAACGAGATCGAAGCGGATCGGGTCGTCGATTCGATCCGAACGCTCTGGGCGTCGATGCCGATCGAGGAAACACCAACGATCGGCGTGGTGACGTTCAACTTGAAACAGGCCGAGCTGATCGAAGACAAACTGGAGCTGTTGGCCGAGCAGGACGACGCGTTTCGGCAAGCGTTGATGCAGCAACGGAATCGCGTGCAGGACGGCGAGCGTTGCGGTTTCTTCGTCAAGAACGTCGAAAGCGTGCAGGGAGACGAACGGGACTGGATGATCTTTTCGACAACGTTTGGCAACAACGCCCAAGGGAGCTTCCGACGCAATTTTGGCGTGCTCGGTCAACAAGGTGGCGAACGGCGGTTGAACGTCGCAACGACGCGGGCGAAACACCGGATGGTGATCTATTCGTCGATGCCACTGGAACGAATCAGCGATACTCGGCAAAGTCTGGTCGCCCCGCAAACGCCTCGCGACTACCTGCAAGCCTATTTGATGTATGCCAAAGCGGTTTCCGATGCTCGCTTCGACGATGCCACTCGGATTCTGGGGGCCTTCGGCCCACGGAGGTCCACGCGATCGTTGACCGATGCGCACGCGGACTCCTTCGTGATCGAAGTCCGATCGTTTTTGGAGTCCGAAGGCTATGTTGTAGAAAGCCCTGGGGCGAACGATGCGTTTCGGTTCGATCTGGCGATCCGCCGCCCCAAGGATGGCATGTTTGCGATCGCCATCGAATGCGATTCGCCACGCCATCCCGATTTGAAATACGCGCGGCACCGCGAGTTGTGGCGCCGCGATGTGCTCAAGGCAACTGTCCCCACGATCTACCGGGTTTGGTCGCGGATGTGGTTGGTCGACGAAACGACGGAGCGGAAACGATTACTCGAAGCGGTTAAGAAGGCGGTAGGTGAGGCATGA